Proteins from one Nitrobacteraceae bacterium AZCC 2146 genomic window:
- a CDS encoding hypothetical protein (product_source=Hypo-rule applied; cath_funfam=1.10.3450.10; pfam=PF03745; superfamily=140663), translated as MPIASCASMARVFCARPDRRMVVQAHHDLALPRWAYVPGEHPAADHDALEYAKALVPVRYDGCVPASDPALRYGLALNDSGFFWEAHEILEAVWKVAPQGGRDRTLLRACIQVANANLKMKMDRPRAAARLLLDAAMELDEVAVRARSGASIGFAGCFAVDGLNSSIRERLKDEHLDPATICLVLL; from the coding sequence TTGCCGATCGCATCCTGCGCTTCCATGGCGAGGGTGTTCTGCGCGCGGCCTGACAGAAGGATGGTCGTGCAAGCCCATCACGATCTCGCGCTGCCGCGCTGGGCCTATGTTCCCGGGGAGCACCCTGCGGCCGATCACGATGCGCTCGAATATGCGAAAGCTCTGGTGCCGGTCCGTTACGATGGTTGTGTCCCGGCATCCGATCCGGCCCTTCGCTACGGCCTTGCATTGAACGATAGCGGATTCTTCTGGGAGGCGCATGAGATCCTCGAAGCGGTCTGGAAAGTGGCGCCGCAGGGCGGACGTGATCGGACTCTGCTTCGGGCCTGCATTCAGGTCGCCAACGCGAATCTCAAGATGAAAATGGACAGGCCTCGCGCGGCGGCGCGGCTGTTGCTTGACGCTGCGATGGAGCTGGACGAAGTCGCGGTCCGCGCGCGCAGCGGCGCGTCTATCGGCTTCGCCGGCTGCTTTGCGGTGGACGGCCTGAATTCCTCCATCCGCGAACGATTGAAGGACGAGCATCTCGATCCAGCAACAATCTGCCTCGTTCTACTATGA